The proteins below come from a single Papaver somniferum cultivar HN1 chromosome 11, ASM357369v1, whole genome shotgun sequence genomic window:
- the LOC113323921 gene encoding uncharacterized protein LOC113323921 — protein sequence MALNAYVSQISQIPLNHVTSIIHLKLKEDNFITWKSLSLPLLKRYWVLGLIDGYIRCPPKFLNQADLDAGLVNQHYTDRTDDDNTLIRWIQSTISDVVIPYVVGANFSRELCLNIDSRFARTSTTHSIQLRTKLQSLKLGSDTITEYLGEIKNLSDQLSAAGSTVSDDELVVLILHCIGNDYNAFGTSIRICNSPVTFDELHNLLLREEIVVNERSKNLLSEANNKDFASFQS from the coding sequence ATGGCGTTGAATGCTTACGTATCTCAAATCTCACAAATTCCACTAAATCATGTTACTTCAATCATTCATCTGAAACTAAAAGAGGACAATTTCATTACCTGGAAGAGCTTGTCACTACCATTGTTGAAACGATACTGGGTTCTTGGTCTCATAGATGGATACATTCGATGTCCACCAAAATTTCTTAATCAAGCAGATCTGGATGCAGGACTTGTTAATCAACATTATACAGACCGGACTGATGATGACAATACTCTCATTCGATGGATTCAATCTACAATTTCTGATGTTGTCATCCCTTATGTTGTTGGTGCTAATTTTTCAAGAGAACTCTGTCTTAATATCGACTCAAGGTTTGCAAGAACTTCAACTACTCATTCAATTCAGTTACGTACCAAATTGCAGTCATTAAAGCTTGGTTCCGACACAATTACTGAGTACTTAGGTGAAATTAAAAATTTATCAGATCAACTTTCTGCTGCTGGTTCTACAGTGTCAGATGATGAATTAGTTGTTCTTATTTTACATTGTATTGGCAATGATTACAATGCTTTCGGCACTTCTATTAGAATTTGTAATTCTCCAGTTACCTTTGATGAACTACATAACCTTTTGCTTAGAGAAGAAATTGTGGTTAATGAAAGATCCAAGAATCTCCTATCTGAAGCCAATAACAAAGATTTTGCTTCTTTTCAGTCTTAA
- the LOC113323922 gene encoding N-terminal acetyltransferase A complex catalytic subunit NAA10-like: MDDIPGIQACNFLCFPEEDPRDSYYYKDRIVFWPKLFYVYQSGGILGYVVGKMVGERHGYISYLGVHPDKRKQGIARKLMTAAEKALVQEYGSEYVSLHVRRSSVAAINLFTEKLGYQIQITAAEFYDNEEDAYVMSSCII; encoded by the coding sequence ATGGATGATATACCAGGGATTCAAGCTTGCAACTTCCTATGTTTTCCAGAGGAAGACCCACGCGACTCTTATTACTACAAAGATCGTATAGTTTTCTGGCCGAAACTTTTTTATGTCTACCAAAGTGGTGGTATTCTTGGATATGTTGTTGGTAAGATGGTAGGAGAACGTCATGGTTATATTTCATATTTAGGTGTTCATCCAGATAAGCGTAAACAAGGAATTGCAAGGAAGCTGATGACTGCTGCTGAGAAAGCTCTGGTACAAGAATATGGGTCTGAATATGTTTCTCTTCACGTTCGAAGAAGTAGTGTTGCTGCAATTAATCTTTTTACTGAAAAATTAGGATATCAAATCCAGATAACTGCAGCTGAGTTTTATGATAACGAGGAAGATGCTTATGTTATGAGTAGTTGTATTATTTGA
- the LOC113320297 gene encoding uncharacterized protein LOC113320297: MLRSLFHKLGVTLKRKLIHRESSSSSAPPAKYFLFTFQNQNVVNKSRVISIFSSFSTISDGNLNSSDSNSSFVASYLINSCGLSENEPITASKSLNFKTKSNPDSVLTLLRAYGFTESHISKLINKYPFILSFKPDKTLKPKLDFFISKRLCGLDLANFILNDPLILRHSLNKGMIPSFDILKTIVQSDENFIKLLRRNSWILSRKQVKRLMVNLELLRTEGVPVTNISKWLIQQPVAFTGDVDSFKKIVQKVKEMGFDPSRTTFLKAIHGLASMTEANWIKKMDVYKRWGWSEDQIQLAFRKDPGCMMASEKKIMAVMDFVVNEMGHDSSSVAETPLLISCSLKGRIIPRCSVIKILVSKGLIKEIISLSSILTMVDMIFLEKFVKKNAQEVPELMEVFQGQLDYQNLIQN, translated from the coding sequence ATGCTTCGATCTTTGTTTCATAAATTGGGAGTAACTCTGAAAAGGAAGCTCATCCATAgagaatcttcttcttcatcagcacCACCAGCTAAGTATTTTCTTTTTACATTTCAAAATCAAAATGTTGTAAACAAGTCTAGGGTTATTTCTATTTTCTCTTCCTTCTCTACTATTAGTGATGGTAATCTTAATTCTTCTGATTCCAATTCTTCATTCGTGGCTTCTTATCTGATTAATTCATGTGGATTGTCTGAAAATGAACCAATTACTGCTTCCAAATCActcaatttcaaaaccaaatctaatCCTGATTCAGTACTAACCTTACTTAGAGCTTATGGATTTACTGAATCCCACATTTCTAAACTAATCAATAAGTATCCATTCATCCTCTCATTCAAACCtgataaaaccctaaaaccaaaatTAGATTTTTTCATATCCAAAAGGCTTTGTGGACTTGACCTTGCCAATTTCATCTTAAATGACCCATTGATCCTGAGGCATAGTTTGAACAAAGGAATGATTCCTTCATTTGATATCCTTAAGACCATTGTTCAATCTGATGAAAACTTCATTAAATTGCTTAGACGAAATTCTTGGATTCTTAGTAGAAAACAGGTTAAAAGATTGATGGTCAACCTAGAGCTTTTGAGAACTGAAGGTGTCCCGGTCACTAATATTTCTAAGTGGTTAATCCAGCAGCCAGTAGCATTTACTGGAGATGTGGATAGTTTTAAAAAGATTGTACAAAAGGTTAAGGAAATGGGTTTTGATCCTTCGAGAACCACATTTCTTAAAGCTATACATGGATTGGCGTCAATGACAGAAGCCAATTGGATAAAGAAGATGGATGTTTATAAGAGATGGGGTTGGTCTGAAGATCAAATTCAACTAGCATTTAGAAAAGATCCTGGTTGTATGATGGCTTCTGAGAAAAAGATTATGGCAGTTATGGATTTTGTTGTCAATGAAATGGGGCATGATTCATCATCTGTTGCTGAAACCCCACTACTAATTAGTTGTAGCTTGAAGGGAAGGATTATTCCAAGGTGTTCTGTTATCAAGATTTTAGTCTCCAAGGGTCTGATTAAGGAAATTATTTCTTTAAGTTCGATTTTAACAATGGTAGACATGATTTTTCTGGAGAAGTTTGTCAAGAAGAACGCTCAAGAAGTTCCTGAACTGATGGAGGTATTCCAAGGTCAGCTGGATTATCAAAACCTAATTCAGAACTGA